From the Sebastes umbrosus isolate fSebUmb1 chromosome 2, fSebUmb1.pri, whole genome shotgun sequence genome, one window contains:
- the LOC119476655 gene encoding cytochrome c oxidase subunit 5A, mitochondrial-like, whose translation MFRAVFRLSATGARSLARSRLCYSAPLASRCYSHGKVETDEEFDARWITYFSKPDIDAWELRKGMNTLIGYDLVPEAKILDSALRACRRLNDLASAIRILEAVKDKAGPHKDIYPYLIQELKPTLSELGISTPEELGIDKL comes from the exons ATGTTCCGAGCCGTGTTCCGACTGTCAGCCACAGGAGCCCGGAGTCTGGCTCGGTCACGACTCTGCTACTCCG CTCCATTAGCCTCCAGATGTTACTCCCATGGTAAGGTGGAGACAGACGAGGAGTTTGATGCCCGTTGGATCACCTACTTCAGCAAGCCTGACATAGATGCCTGGGAGCTGAGGAAAG GAATGAACACCCTGATTGGCTATGACCTGGTACCCGAGGCCAAGATCCTGGATTCGGCACTAAGGGCTTGCCGGAGACTGAATGACCTGGCCAGCGCCATCCGCATCCTTGAGGCCGTAAAG GACAAAGCAGGCCCCCATAAAGACATCTATCCCTACTTGATCCAAGAGCTGAAGCCCACCCTGTCAGAACTGGGCATCTCAACACCAGAGGAGCTGGGCATTGACAAGTTATAG